Proteins from one Xenorhabdus griffiniae genomic window:
- a CDS encoding porin, translating to MIKRNTLAMAISVLLITGGANAAEIYNKDGNKIDLYGKADVQRTFSKSNSQSGDGSVGRIGIKGSTQITDTLTGFGRWEFNMGANGTEVESGANTRTRLAFAGLKFDEYGSLDYGRNYGVVYDANSWTDVLPVFGGDSMAATDNFLMGRSTGLLTYRNTDFFGLVNGLNFALQYQAKNDDGTKNSRSDVARQNGDGFGLSSTYDFGNGFNIGASYGNSNRTSVQKLGSDAAKVLAKGNKAEAWIVSAKYDKDNVYLAAMYGETRNMTRFGSSVNNYTMFANKTQNIELTAQYQFDFGLRPSVAFVYSKGKDLGNDLADKSILTDKGSEDLVKYVSVGAFYNFNKNMGTYAEYQFNLLKDNDFTKKAKISTDDVFGVGLVYRF from the coding sequence ATGATAAAACGCAACACACTCGCAATGGCAATTTCGGTACTTCTCATTACAGGGGGAGCGAATGCTGCTGAAATTTATAATAAAGATGGAAATAAAATAGATTTATATGGAAAAGCCGATGTGCAGAGAACTTTCTCCAAATCAAATAGTCAGTCTGGTGATGGTTCTGTCGGTCGTATCGGTATTAAAGGTTCAACCCAAATTACGGATACACTCACGGGCTTCGGGCGCTGGGAATTCAATATGGGTGCCAATGGCACAGAAGTGGAAAGTGGGGCAAACACCAGAACACGTTTGGCTTTCGCTGGATTGAAATTTGACGAATACGGTTCGCTGGATTATGGGCGCAATTATGGTGTGGTTTATGATGCCAATTCATGGACAGATGTATTGCCAGTATTTGGTGGTGATTCCATGGCCGCAACCGATAACTTCCTGATGGGGCGTTCAACCGGGTTATTAACCTACCGTAACACTGACTTTTTTGGTCTGGTCAATGGTCTGAATTTTGCCTTGCAGTATCAGGCTAAAAATGATGATGGCACTAAAAATAGCCGTAGTGATGTTGCAAGGCAGAATGGTGATGGTTTTGGCCTTTCCAGTACCTATGACTTTGGTAATGGCTTCAACATTGGGGCATCATACGGCAACTCTAACCGGACTTCGGTACAGAAACTGGGTTCTGACGCCGCTAAGGTTCTGGCAAAAGGGAATAAAGCCGAAGCATGGATCGTTTCTGCCAAGTATGACAAAGATAATGTCTATCTGGCAGCCATGTATGGTGAAACCCGTAATATGACCAGATTTGGCAGCTCTGTGAATAACTACACGATGTTTGCCAATAAAACCCAAAACATTGAGTTGACGGCTCAGTATCAGTTTGATTTCGGCTTGCGCCCCTCTGTTGCTTTTGTTTATTCCAAAGGTAAAGATTTGGGTAATGACCTGGCTGATAAGAGCATACTGACAGACAAGGGATCTGAAGATTTGGTGAAATATGTTTCAGTCGGTGCCTTCTATAATTTCAACAAAAATATGGGCACATATGCTGAATATCAATTCAACTTATTGAAAGACAATGATTTCACCAAGAAAGCGAAGATCAGCACTGACGATGTCTTTGGGGTTGGTTTAGTTTATCGTTTCTAA
- a CDS encoding PIN domain-containing protein, translating into MQLNKDPFDRLIVAQAKHNKIPLITSDSKLIDFVSDYITVIPNK; encoded by the coding sequence ATGCAATTAAATAAAGACCCATTTGATCGGTTAATTGTCGCTCAGGCAAAACACAACAAGATTCCACTCATCACGAGTGATAGCAAGCTAATAGATTTTGTCAGCGATTATATTACCGTCATCCCTAATAAATGA
- a CDS encoding TetR/AcrR family transcriptional regulator gives MAENHPRPRGRPTIPEQVIRQKILDVTFLLLINQGYNKTTMDVVAKKAGIAKKTLYRFAKNREDLLEQVVMGWEDNFIPTFKKDANNFQQLMKSLKIFLIEIAEKTLSMEAVGLFKLLQSDFPHREVLLDKYQQSGIEKSRNILANWLERQYQKELLKKMDFHIISELIISMVIAEPLRKMALGILPPLPETDMTPRINAAVIFLEYE, from the coding sequence ATGGCAGAAAATCATCCACGTCCACGAGGCCGCCCCACCATTCCAGAGCAAGTCATACGCCAAAAAATTCTCGACGTTACCTTTCTACTTCTGATTAATCAAGGTTATAACAAAACAACCATGGATGTGGTTGCCAAAAAAGCCGGCATTGCTAAAAAAACGCTCTACCGTTTTGCCAAAAACCGAGAAGATCTGCTTGAACAAGTGGTTATGGGTTGGGAAGATAATTTTATTCCCACTTTTAAGAAAGACGCTAATAATTTTCAGCAATTGATGAAGTCATTGAAAATATTTCTGATTGAAATAGCAGAGAAAACTTTATCTATGGAAGCGGTAGGATTATTTAAATTATTACAATCTGATTTTCCTCATCGTGAAGTATTATTGGATAAATATCAACAAAGTGGAATTGAAAAAAGCAGAAATATATTGGCCAATTGGCTTGAGCGCCAGTATCAAAAAGAATTACTAAAAAAAATGGATTTTCATATTATCAGTGAACTTATCATCTCGATGGTAATTGCAGAACCACTCAGAAAAATGGCACTGGGTATTCTTCCACCATTGCCAGAAACAGATATGACACCTCGGATTAATGCAGCGGTTATTTTTCTTGAATATGAGTAA
- a CDS encoding IS3 family transposase yields the protein MEYYKTKRIKIKLKGPNPVEYRNQAWSTS from the coding sequence ATTGAATATTATAAGACCAAACGAATAAAGATAAAATTAAAAGGCCCGAATCCGGTGGAATACCGAAATCAAGCCTGGTCAACGAGTTAA
- a CDS encoding helix-turn-helix domain-containing protein, which translates to MENNLFNNLLSSVEEMVAIENGDFGMKQSEFAEMIGASVSLVRSWEQKRRIPSGTARFYPITYILQFITLNSDD; encoded by the coding sequence ATGGAAAATAATTTATTTAATAATCTTCTTAGTAGCGTAGAGGAGATGGTTGCGATCGAGAATGGTGATTTTGGCATGAAACAATCCGAATTTGCGGAAATGATAGGAGCAAGTGTTTCGTTGGTTCGGAGTTGGGAACAAAAGCGCCGTATTCCATCGGGAACGGCGCGTTTTTACCCCATCACATACATCCTTCAATTCATCACATTAAACAGTGATGATTGA
- a CDS encoding acyltransferase, which produces MRILTIDLLKIMAIFFVVVSHVTLFFLLRHDNDVILYLYRQAGQLGVSLFFMCSGYFLLNNKHENQTAYAINKVKKIIIVLLFWLVFYYCYDNYFISKFTTIPPVSFLNYVNVSNVISDATHLWFIFAIIALYILTPLIRSAFNLENAKGLVKIIIIMFIISNFTLLNALTDYKYNFSIVPFNILLPFQVQGLLSFLIGGYIGLTNPKIKTFSFNHITLLVLSIISLILLSLISVRTGMNFFYGKFYNVFLQVSSVYLFLFLVNLNVSKISNITKDINKNILGIYLVHNIFVVEIHNEFIHKFFLRKFYYVNIYIYIIVYSLLAFFLSYMLCVLLRKFKITSSIITV; this is translated from the coding sequence ATGAGAATTCTAACCATAGATTTATTAAAGATAATGGCCATATTTTTCGTTGTCGTATCCCACGTCACATTATTCTTTTTGTTACGTCATGATAATGATGTGATTTTGTATTTGTACAGACAAGCAGGTCAGTTGGGTGTTTCGTTATTTTTTATGTGCAGTGGTTATTTTTTGCTAAATAACAAACATGAAAACCAAACAGCTTATGCAATTAATAAAGTAAAGAAAATTATCATTGTATTATTGTTTTGGTTGGTGTTTTATTATTGCTATGATAATTACTTTATTAGTAAATTCACAACAATTCCCCCTGTCAGCTTTTTAAATTATGTTAACGTTAGCAATGTTATATCCGATGCCACGCATTTATGGTTTATATTTGCAATAATTGCTCTTTACATACTAACCCCATTAATACGGAGTGCATTTAATTTAGAAAATGCCAAGGGGCTGGTAAAGATAATAATCATAATGTTTATTATTTCTAATTTTACCTTGTTGAATGCATTGACAGACTATAAATATAACTTTTCCATTGTGCCCTTTAATATTTTACTCCCATTCCAGGTTCAAGGGCTTCTTAGTTTTCTGATAGGCGGGTATATAGGACTGACGAACCCTAAAATAAAAACTTTCTCTTTTAACCACATCACGCTGTTGGTGTTATCTATTATCTCCTTGATATTGTTATCATTAATCTCAGTCAGGACAGGAATGAACTTCTTTTATGGGAAATTTTATAATGTTTTCCTTCAGGTGTCTTCCGTATACTTATTTTTATTCTTGGTTAATTTAAATGTAAGTAAAATATCAAATATAACAAAAGATATAAACAAAAATATACTGGGGATATATCTCGTTCACAATATTTTTGTTGTTGAGATACATAATGAATTTATCCACAAGTTTTTTTTGAGGAAATTTTATTACGTAAATATATATATTTATATAATAGTGTATTCATTACTGGCTTTTTTCCTGTCATATATGCTGTGTGTTTTATTACGAAAATTTAAGATAACCTCGTCAATCATCACTGTTTAA
- a CDS encoding SGNH/GDSL hydrolase family protein produces the protein MSYIQSHLAGQVWFSLGDSITERGWYQPIVTEILGLKEFVNYGIGGTCIAQKDKDDSSAMCLRYKEMGSNPDIITVWGGVNDFGYDFGSHGGIEIGDSKDKTPLTFIGAMNLLLAGITKQYPLSRIGFIITTPLSIKRGMHEKNLKGYYLSDYCHVCREVCERYSIPYLDLLKNSGFNEGNIDIMTSNSLGTVSDGLHPSKIGMAKIAPKIANFMLSI, from the coding sequence ATGTCTTATATTCAATCTCATTTGGCAGGGCAAGTTTGGTTTTCACTCGGCGACAGCATAACAGAAAGAGGGTGGTATCAACCTATCGTAACTGAAATATTAGGCTTAAAAGAATTTGTCAATTACGGTATTGGCGGAACATGTATAGCTCAAAAAGATAAAGATGACAGTTCTGCTATGTGTTTAAGATATAAAGAAATGGGAAGCAATCCAGACATCATTACCGTATGGGGCGGGGTTAACGATTTTGGCTATGATTTTGGGTCTCATGGCGGGATAGAAATAGGAGACAGTAAAGATAAAACTCCATTAACATTTATTGGTGCCATGAATTTATTGCTGGCAGGAATAACAAAGCAATACCCGTTATCACGGATAGGGTTCATCATTACAACGCCTCTTTCAATAAAAAGAGGAATGCACGAAAAAAATTTGAAAGGATACTATTTGTCTGATTATTGCCATGTTTGCAGGGAAGTTTGCGAAAGATATTCTATTCCATATCTGGATTTATTGAAAAACTCCGGTTTTAATGAAGGAAATATAGATATCATGACAAGCAATAGCTTAGGTACAGTGTCCGATGGATTGCATCCATCAAAAATAGGCATGGCAAAAATAGCACCTAAAATTGCAAATTTCATGTTATCAATTTAA
- a CDS encoding alpha-xenorhabdolysin family binary toxin subunit B yields MFEDIILKKEILYPEINIKAMSQAVNAIWLLAQRQTSGIAIIGEKVERIRLYSRDLDELVRRSLSQLTPILSQLAAGETFQTINQIDEALAVSGVSDDDRQALLAERDQLIQKLSQDIDHVIVNFSNSTKQLDGKINDIRNMVIAERLGELLTQTESQKAKLLSDIESKAEKRNKLDAERAKIIESQDVIRENNIADMFKDFIPSASDIDGLDFTQPKKEAIKQAIKQGVEIARKILGKVSEGLKYIDLADARMKLSVQIEQVIKESDALKVTLRETEQRLSGLKDVMQIEAERTIMLAEAVKLVQAWNAFATQLHHLSGNKVDQKYLTGLINDQLDFLANLTLQYNMLK; encoded by the coding sequence ATGTTTGAAGATATTATCTTAAAAAAAGAAATTTTGTATCCAGAAATTAATATCAAAGCTATGAGTCAGGCGGTAAATGCTATTTGGCTTTTGGCACAACGACAAACATCCGGTATTGCAATTATCGGGGAAAAAGTTGAAAGAATCAGGCTTTATAGTCGTGACCTTGATGAACTGGTGCGTCGTTCGTTGTCGCAATTAACGCCGATACTTAGTCAGCTTGCAGCGGGAGAGACTTTCCAAACAATCAACCAAATCGATGAAGCTTTGGCAGTTTCTGGTGTGAGTGACGATGATCGCCAAGCTTTGTTGGCAGAACGTGATCAATTGATCCAAAAGTTATCACAAGATATTGACCATGTGATTGTTAATTTCAGTAACAGCACTAAGCAACTGGATGGAAAAATCAACGATATTCGCAATATGGTGATTGCGGAGCGTTTGGGGGAGCTTTTAACACAAACGGAATCACAGAAAGCAAAATTGCTGAGTGATATTGAGAGTAAAGCCGAAAAAAGAAATAAATTGGATGCTGAACGGGCTAAAATTATCGAAAGTCAGGATGTGATCCGTGAAAATAATATTGCGGATATGTTTAAAGATTTTATCCCTAGTGCCAGTGATATTGATGGTTTGGATTTTACTCAACCTAAAAAAGAGGCTATTAAACAGGCTATAAAACAAGGTGTTGAAATAGCCAGAAAAATATTAGGTAAAGTTTCTGAAGGATTGAAATATATCGATCTGGCCGATGCCAGAATGAAATTGAGTGTTCAAATCGAACAAGTGATAAAAGAATCTGATGCATTGAAAGTGACATTACGAGAAACGGAACAACGGCTTTCTGGTTTAAAAGATGTAATGCAAATCGAAGCAGAACGCACCATTATGCTTGCTGAGGCGGTTAAACTGGTACAAGCGTGGAATGCATTCGCGACTCAATTACATCATTTATCAGGGAATAAAGTTGATCAAAAATATTTAACCGGGTTGATAAATGACCAATTGGATTTTTTAGCTAATTTAACCTTACAATATAATATGTTGAAATAA
- a CDS encoding BglG family transcription antiterminator: protein MLRIKLKDLLNYLLTQKTPVSALKLSQVLAVSIRSVKNYVAEINGFYERRIIISSRQGYLLSQNLSSQNIVNQLNCQKNSLPKTYQERAHFIIKAILLFKRSSNIYDLSNDLCISDSTLKALVYKMNASFQRFNVKFLCKNSHIEILGTEHDLRKLVSYTIFEQTSYRFIDSKVLEKIFEEKQVKDVVGIMTSIFDKWELYLSDFSYTNLILHFLILIERLKKGRYLENQSLPRENSDLRLISDELCDKLQLCFGILIPENERRSCYLFLKTNTNLNKIDNEVIDLVGAKLYQLTRQLAESVQENYLIDLASDDFISLLSLHLSGLQTRLKHKIYTKNPMLEIIKKECRIVFDIAIFISLQLNSYFDNTLNEDEISFIALHVGAEFERQKRNITKVRTVLLCPSYRGIENKIYHQLLRDFGDEINLIKIISQPAELEGIEFALLITTINFSPERYCETVYISPFHLRDKHSELMEKIDIANANRKRATLIRNIDLFFDPELFLFNPNFRNRDELIEIVCQKMFAKGYVEADFINAVYEREHASSTAFGILALPHSIKLDAVKTCIAVVISPKGIRWGKDERVHVVFLSAINRVDRACFAESYDALLDIFNHDGSVIGALGKITNFEKFRNILIEYHHH from the coding sequence ATGCTAAGAATTAAACTGAAAGATTTATTAAATTACCTATTAACCCAGAAGACCCCTGTTTCAGCATTAAAATTATCTCAAGTTTTGGCTGTGTCAATAAGATCTGTAAAAAATTATGTTGCGGAAATTAATGGGTTTTATGAGCGAAGAATTATTATTTCCAGTCGGCAGGGATATTTGTTGTCACAAAATTTATCATCGCAAAATATAGTAAATCAGTTAAATTGCCAGAAAAACAGTTTACCTAAAACGTATCAAGAAAGAGCACACTTTATTATTAAAGCTATTTTGTTATTTAAGAGAAGCAGTAATATATATGACCTCAGTAATGATTTATGTATAAGTGATTCTACGTTAAAGGCATTAGTATACAAGATGAATGCATCATTTCAACGCTTCAACGTGAAATTCTTATGTAAAAACAGTCATATTGAAATATTAGGAACAGAGCATGATTTAAGAAAATTAGTTTCTTACACGATCTTTGAACAAACAAGCTATCGTTTTATTGACTCCAAAGTATTGGAGAAAATATTTGAAGAAAAACAAGTTAAAGATGTTGTTGGAATAATGACCAGCATTTTTGATAAATGGGAATTGTATCTTAGTGACTTTTCGTATACCAATCTTATTTTACACTTCCTGATACTGATAGAACGCTTGAAAAAGGGCAGGTATCTGGAGAATCAGTCATTACCTAGAGAAAATAGTGATCTAAGATTGATCTCTGATGAGTTATGCGACAAACTCCAACTTTGTTTTGGCATTCTTATTCCTGAAAATGAAAGAAGATCTTGCTATCTTTTTTTGAAAACCAATACAAACCTTAATAAGATAGATAATGAAGTCATTGATTTAGTTGGCGCTAAACTTTACCAACTGACTCGGCAATTAGCTGAGTCCGTGCAAGAAAATTACCTAATTGATTTAGCCTCTGATGATTTTATTTCTTTGCTATCCTTACACTTGTCAGGATTACAAACAAGGCTGAAACATAAAATCTATACTAAAAATCCCATGTTGGAAATAATCAAAAAGGAATGTAGGATCGTTTTTGATATTGCTATTTTCATCTCTTTGCAATTGAATAGCTATTTCGATAATACATTAAATGAAGATGAAATTTCTTTTATTGCATTACATGTTGGGGCTGAGTTTGAACGGCAGAAAAGAAATATTACTAAAGTGAGAACTGTACTCTTGTGTCCGAGTTATCGTGGAATTGAAAATAAAATTTACCATCAGCTACTACGTGATTTTGGTGATGAAATAAATCTAATTAAGATTATTTCCCAGCCTGCTGAATTGGAAGGTATAGAGTTTGCGTTATTGATTACGACAATAAATTTTTCTCCAGAACGATATTGTGAAACTGTCTACATATCTCCTTTCCATTTAAGAGATAAGCATTCTGAATTGATGGAAAAAATTGACATAGCCAATGCTAACCGGAAAAGGGCCACATTAATCCGAAATATTGATTTATTCTTTGATCCCGAACTTTTTCTTTTTAATCCCAATTTTCGCAATCGGGATGAACTTATCGAAATAGTGTGCCAGAAAATGTTTGCGAAGGGCTATGTTGAAGCTGATTTTATCAACGCTGTGTATGAGCGTGAACATGCATCTTCGACAGCTTTTGGCATTTTAGCGTTACCTCATTCGATCAAACTGGATGCGGTGAAAACCTGTATCGCTGTAGTCATCAGTCCAAAAGGCATACGTTGGGGAAAAGATGAACGAGTACATGTGGTGTTTTTGAGTGCAATAAATCGGGTAGATAGGGCGTGTTTTGCTGAGAGTTACGATGCGTTGTTAGATATCTTTAATCACGATGGTAGCGTTATTGGTGCACTTGGTAAAATCACTAATTTCGAAAAGTTTCGAAATATTTTAATTGAATATCACCATCATTAA
- a CDS encoding PTS sugar transporter subunit IIB, whose translation MKKIFIMLCCGAGISSGMLATRTRNAAKDKAIPVTVEARSESEVAEYFSVIDILFLGPHYASQQKEFQKHADRYHIPVLVVPQEIYGRLDGKALLELAINTLKN comes from the coding sequence ATGAAGAAGATATTTATTATGTTATGCTGCGGTGCAGGTATTTCTAGCGGAATGCTGGCAACCAGAACCCGCAATGCAGCAAAAGATAAGGCCATCCCTGTCACTGTTGAAGCCAGAAGTGAAAGTGAGGTTGCAGAGTATTTTTCTGTCATCGATATTTTATTCCTTGGGCCACACTATGCTTCACAGCAAAAAGAGTTTCAGAAACATGCCGACCGTTATCATATTCCTGTATTGGTAGTACCACAAGAAATCTATGGAAGATTAGATGGTAAAGCATTACTCGAGTTAGCCATAAATACCCTGAAAAACTAA
- a CDS encoding PTS transporter subunit EIIC — protein MQAFMSWLSDSFAPAMQNFTKRPWVAAISGAMQKNIPFILAGSLIFFYNVFRSYFLFLPDLGKIANYSFGMLGLITAFMIANQMMEKLYHFRYTLIAGLTAICVYMMFIKPEFTDGNMLVSFDRFGPAGILLGIVTGMFVSYLFHLYTKLGFLKESSLPDFVVGWIHAIIPILISIGCGTLLVFTFDIDVFSKLLSFFSPIAAFGQTLPGFILMALIPAIAMSMGISVWTFTGLQMPIFMLGITANIALVAAGHPPTNIVTYETLFTAALITMGGTGATLALNLLMLFSKSKELKTTGYICIGPSFFNINEPLVFGTPIVLNPLLMLPMWINAITSPIIVWIFMRSDWLNIPSKMIQVGQIPAPFSSVIITEDWRAIICYAVLMAVFLITWYPFFKVYEKKRIEEESANTSQQD, from the coding sequence ATGCAAGCATTTATGTCTTGGTTATCTGACTCATTTGCACCTGCTATGCAAAATTTTACCAAACGGCCTTGGGTAGCTGCAATTTCTGGGGCAATGCAAAAAAATATTCCTTTTATCTTAGCTGGTTCACTTATCTTTTTTTATAACGTATTTCGTTCTTATTTTTTGTTTTTGCCCGATCTTGGCAAGATTGCCAATTATTCTTTCGGTATGCTCGGTTTAATTACGGCTTTTATGATTGCAAATCAAATGATGGAGAAGCTGTATCACTTTCGTTATACGCTCATTGCCGGACTTACTGCGATTTGTGTTTACATGATGTTCATTAAGCCAGAATTTACCGATGGCAATATGCTCGTCAGTTTTGATCGCTTTGGCCCAGCGGGGATATTATTAGGTATTGTCACTGGGATGTTTGTTTCTTATCTCTTTCATTTATATACCAAGTTAGGATTCTTGAAAGAGAGTTCTTTACCCGATTTCGTTGTCGGCTGGATACATGCGATTATTCCCATACTGATTTCCATTGGCTGTGGAACATTATTGGTCTTCACTTTTGATATTGATGTTTTTTCCAAATTGTTATCGTTCTTTTCTCCCATTGCTGCGTTCGGGCAAACCCTACCTGGCTTTATTCTTATGGCGCTAATTCCGGCAATAGCCATGTCTATGGGTATTTCTGTCTGGACATTCACCGGTCTGCAAATGCCAATCTTCATGCTTGGGATCACTGCCAATATTGCGCTGGTTGCTGCCGGTCACCCCCCCACCAATATTGTGACTTACGAAACCCTATTTACCGCCGCTTTAATCACCATGGGAGGAACGGGAGCAACGCTTGCCTTGAATCTTTTAATGCTGTTTTCAAAATCCAAGGAACTGAAAACAACAGGTTATATCTGTATCGGCCCTTCTTTTTTCAATATTAACGAACCGCTGGTATTTGGTACGCCAATCGTCCTTAATCCACTCTTAATGCTGCCAATGTGGATCAATGCAATTACCAGCCCAATTATCGTATGGATTTTCATGCGCTCAGATTGGCTGAACATACCTTCGAAAATGATTCAAGTTGGTCAGATACCAGCTCCATTTTCCAGCGTCATCATTACGGAAGATTGGCGAGCAATTATTTGCTATGCCGTGCTTATGGCCGTTTTCCTTATCACCTGGTATCCCTTCTTTAAGGTTTATGAAAAAAAACGTATTGAGGAAGAAAGTGCCAATACAAGTCAGCAAGATTGA
- a CDS encoding PTS lactose/cellobiose transporter subunit IIA encodes MNSEDNILTPVALEIILNAGNAREKSEEAIKYAHIGDFKNAYLYLEKAKKMMLSAHHAQTEIIQKETQGESFYLGLLFIHAQDTLMTIRSELNLRKEIIGLYEFIHNITNKSQ; translated from the coding sequence ATGAATAGTGAGGACAACATCTTAACCCCCGTTGCTCTGGAAATTATTCTCAATGCAGGTAATGCAAGAGAAAAAAGTGAAGAAGCCATTAAATATGCTCATATTGGCGATTTTAAGAATGCCTATTTATATCTGGAAAAAGCCAAAAAAATGATGCTCTCGGCTCACCATGCACAAACTGAAATTATTCAAAAAGAGACGCAAGGTGAAAGTTTTTATTTAGGCCTGCTGTTTATCCATGCTCAGGATACATTAATGACGATACGGAGCGAGCTTAATCTGCGAAAAGAGATAATTGGCCTTTATGAATTTATTCATAATATCACTAATAAAAGTCAATAA
- a CDS encoding glycoside hydrolase family 1 protein: protein MIKNNDLFPESFLWGASTSAYQVEGAAEEYGKKLSQQDVINNNPGFADTHITSDHYHRYKEDIALMKELGLKSYRFSIAWSRIFPDGIGEANVQGVEFYHNLIDELLRNGITPIPTLYHYDMPMALVEKYHGWINRQSVADFAYYAEFVIKEFSKKVQYWLTINEQSIIVQFWTKKCLIPEHYLHDEQIKYQINHHMNLAHAIACKLVHQWVPNGLVGAALGYSAIYPLTSKPEDNLAAQNANDLRNYYFTDVYLKGHYNQSALIYLKNQGLAPHIEVGDMELIKEGYSDFLAINYYCSHAAAAVPKGAQRRMDGFNPTGIKGQIDGHEIQPDFYQIHKNPHLDTTDWDWAIDPIGLEYLLRDLYTRYQKPLMITENGFGADDKLESDGSIHDDYRINYIQQHINAIKRAMDYGVKVISYNPWSFIDLLSTSNGYKKRYGFVYVNRTDKDIKDLSRHKKDSFYWYQNVIQTRGSSLKKS from the coding sequence ATGATAAAAAATAATGATTTATTTCCAGAGAGTTTTCTTTGGGGCGCATCAACCAGTGCTTATCAGGTTGAAGGTGCCGCGGAAGAATACGGTAAAAAACTTTCACAACAAGATGTCATTAATAATAATCCAGGTTTTGCTGATACCCATATAACCAGTGATCATTACCATCGCTATAAAGAAGATATTGCGTTAATGAAAGAGCTTGGTTTGAAATCTTACCGCTTTTCTATTGCGTGGTCGCGTATTTTTCCAGATGGCATCGGAGAAGCTAATGTTCAAGGAGTGGAATTTTATCATAATCTTATCGATGAATTGTTGAGAAATGGAATAACACCGATTCCGACACTCTACCATTATGATATGCCTATGGCGCTGGTTGAAAAATATCATGGCTGGATTAATCGGCAAAGTGTTGCAGATTTTGCTTATTACGCAGAATTTGTAATCAAAGAATTTAGCAAGAAAGTCCAATATTGGTTAACCATCAATGAACAAAGTATTATTGTGCAATTCTGGACGAAAAAATGTCTGATCCCAGAGCACTATTTGCATGATGAACAAATCAAGTATCAGATCAACCATCATATGAATCTTGCCCATGCTATCGCCTGCAAATTGGTTCATCAATGGGTTCCCAATGGCTTGGTTGGCGCAGCCTTGGGGTATTCCGCTATTTATCCACTCACCAGCAAACCGGAAGATAATTTGGCGGCTCAAAATGCCAATGATCTGCGTAATTACTACTTCACAGATGTCTACCTGAAAGGGCACTATAATCAATCAGCCCTCATTTATCTAAAAAATCAGGGGTTGGCTCCGCATATTGAAGTCGGTGACATGGAATTGATTAAAGAAGGTTATTCTGATTTTCTGGCAATTAATTACTATTGTAGTCACGCCGCCGCCGCAGTGCCAAAAGGTGCTCAACGGCGAATGGATGGCTTTAATCCAACGGGCATTAAAGGGCAAATAGACGGACATGAAATTCAACCAGATTTCTATCAAATCCATAAAAACCCACATCTTGATACAACAGATTGGGATTGGGCAATTGATCCTATTGGATTGGAATATCTTTTGCGAGATTTGTATACCCGTTATCAGAAGCCATTGATGATCACAGAAAATGGCTTTGGTGCCGATGATAAATTAGAATCTGATGGTTCGATTCATGATGATTATCGCATTAACTATATTCAACAACATATTAATGCCATTAAGCGAGCAATGGATTATGGCGTTAAGGTAATTTCCTATAACCCGTGGAGTTTTATTGATCTGCTTTCCACCAGCAATGGCTATAAAAAAAGATATGGTTTTGTCTATGTTAATCGAACAGATAAAGATATTAAAGATCTCTCCCGCCATAAAAAAGACTCATTTTACTGGTATCAGAATGTTATTCAAACCCGTGGTAGCTCGCTAAAAAAATCCTGA